The Dreissena polymorpha isolate Duluth1 chromosome 2, UMN_Dpol_1.0, whole genome shotgun sequence nucleotide sequence tagtcaggagctaccatgacaagccttctcataggcccagttgagtcaggagctaccctgtcagctaaagttaagctatatgtggccagcgtagctccagacaagccttctcacaggcccagtttagtcagtagctaccctgtcagctaaagttaagctatatgtggccagcgtagctccagacaagccttctcATAGGCCCAGTTTAGTCAGTAGCTACCATGACAAGCCTTCTCACaggcccagtttagtcaggagctacccttcagctaaagttaagctatatgtggccagcgtagctccagacaagccttctcATAGGCCCAGTTTAGTCAGTAGCTACCATGACAAGCCTTCTCACaggcccagtttagtcaggagctacccttcagctaaagttaagctatatgtggccagcgtagctccagacaagccttctcATAGGCCCAGTTTAGTCAGTAGTGACCCTGTCATTAAAGAGACCACGATACCTTGCCTGACTGGGTAGATCCTGGTCTGGAGCCACATGTATGCTGGTGGAAaatggcattagacccattttcgcatgacaatgCTCAATTTATTAGGTAAACATTGTTTGGTTCCTCTATAAAATTGGAGAAAATGGAGCTTAAATACAATACAACATTTTGATGCATAATAAGCAATACATGAAATTTATGAAACACCCATTGATGAaatcactttatatatatatatatatatatatgttttccttatatacaaacataacacttattttaaacaagagggccataggcACTTAGGTGATCAACTGAGATGCAAATGACCTTAACTATTTTGAGGTGGAGTTAAAAAAGTACGTTATGAAtccagtattttttattttgtgaataagctacattttgataaaaaattggAAATGGAGTTGGAATTGATTGTGTTTTTAAGAAAACAAGAGTTTgtaattataaacattatttacgaGATGGTTGAACTCATAATTAAAGCTGGATATTGGGATAAACTGaatgtttcaattaaaaataattttgaaacctTCAAATTGAAATTCAAGGCAGTTATTTGGGGAAATTGTATACTTTTTACGGTCTGGAAGGGGTCATATTGCAGCCCCCAAATTTGACTGAAACAACACtggaaatataaatatttaatctaTAGGcacaatattatatttgaactcagctgatatataattaaaacaaatgcttTAAATAAGTTTCAGGAAGACTGTACAAAACAATTGACCTCTATAGgttaaacaagattttttttttaatttgactaaGTGAACTTGTTTTTAATCTACATGACACAGGCTCTAACTCAGCCGAAACTCGGAAAgttaattgggacaaatgttctaacaaagtttcatgaagattggacagtccTTTTCCAGCCATATCTACTCGTCCGTCTCATTCTCCTTTTCAACACAtctgaactattttcgaacttaGCTGAGATATCATTCGAAAACACATTCAAATTAAGTTTCATAAACTTAGAATATTTGACTTAAAATGTGAGTTTTTCTACagtaatataaggaaaactgctctgccccttggcggccatgtttttttaaatgaataggaACCATTTTGGGACTCAGATATGATGActtgactataaatgtgacttctagagtgtgaacataaacaagctttttctttaatttgacctggtgactttTGTTTTTGACCCCAAACGTGACCCAGTTACAAACTCCACCACGATATCATTGAAACTAATCAGCGGCGCAAGTTTCAAGACATTTGGAAAACAAATGtagcctgtagagtgttaacaaggtaaattttaACGACAGACGTGAAACAACTTCAGAAAACAGCGATcttaaaagctcaccatgagaattGTGTGATATAACAGAGTTTTAATTCACATTAGCTTAAATTTATACTTAAACATACTGATTAAACAATTTACCATGAAGTGCCACTCCGGTTAAATGCTTTACCACATTACTATAATACACGTCACACTTGTACAGTCTTTATTCTGTGTCACACTAGTGTGTTTCTTCATGTGACCAATCCAGTTACATGCATAAACACACACCTCACCTTGTACAGTCTTTTacagtctctctcctgtatgtatcctcatgtgtgtcttcaagttaccACTATGGTTAAATGCATaatcacacacctcacacttgtacggtctctctccattatgaatcttcatgtgtttcttcaaggtGCCACTCTCaatacatgcataaccacacacctcacacttgtacggtctttctcctgtatgtatcataATGTGTCTCTTCAAGTTACTATTCTGGTTGCAGACAAAACTACACATCTCACACTTGAAatgtctctctcctgtatgtatcctcatgtgtgtcttcaaggtaccactatttttaaatgcataaccacacacctcacacttgtacggtctctctcctgtatgtatccttaTGTGTTGTTTCAAGTTACGACTTtcgttacatgcataaccacacacctcacacttgtacggtctttctcctgtatgtatcctcatgtgtgtcttcaaagaaccactctggttacatgcataaccacacacctcacacttgtatggtctctctcctgtatgtatcctcaggTGTATCGTAAATATACTGCTATGGtaacatgcataaccacactcctcacacttgtatggtctctctcttgtatgtatcatcatgtgtgtcttcaagtcaCTACTACGgatacatgcataaccacacacatCACATATGTTCAGTTTCTCGTTATGTATCTTCATGTGCTTCTTCAAATAACCAATCTTGTAAAATGCTTTACCACAcgcctcacacttgtacggtctttctcctgtatgtatcagcATGTGTTTCTTCAAGGAACTATTCtcgttacatgcataaccacacacctcacaatTGTACTGTCTTGCAGAACAATCATTAGAACATTTctgaaaaagaaaattattaacaTGCTATTCAAGACACATTTTAACATACACATAATAatactaacaagggctgtttgtaaaacatgcatgcctcgccatatgggctgtcagttgtagtggcagccattgagtgaatacgttttttgtcactatgaccttgacctttgacctagtgacctgaaaatctgtagggttcatctgccagtcatgatcaatgtacctatgaagttgtatgatcctaggtgtaagcattcttgaattatcatccgaaaagcattttactgtttagatatgaagtttcataatactaggcgtaagcattcttgagttatcatcctgaaaccatttaactgttacgagtcactgtgaccttgacctttgacctagtgaccttacaatcaataggggtcatctgccagtcatggtcaattttcctttgaagtttcatgatcctaggaataggcattcttgagttatcatccggaaaccattttactgtttcgagtcactgtgaccttgacctttgacctagtgacctgaaaatcaataggggtcatctgccagtcatgttcaatgtacctatgaagtttcatgatcctaggcataagcattcttgagttatcatccggaaaccattatactgtattgagtcactgtgaccttgacctttgacctagtgacctgaaaatcaataggtgtcatttgccagtcacgatcaatgtacctatgaagtttcatgatcctaggcgtaagcattcttgagttatcatccggaaaccattttactatttcgagtcactgtgaccttgacctttaacatagtgacctgaaaatcaataggagtcatctgccagtcatgattaatgtacctatgaaatttcatgatcctaggcctaagcattcttgagttatcatccggaaaccaatttactattttgagttactgtgaccttgacctttgacatagtgacctgaaaatcaatagggggcatctgctagtaatgatcaatgtacctatgaagtttcatgatccaaggcctaagcatttttgagttatcatcggaaaccattttactattttgagtcactgtgaccttgacctttgacctagtgacctgaaaatcaataggggtcatctgccagtcatgatcaatgtacctatgaattttcatgatcctaggcctaagcgttcttgagtaatcatcaggaaaccgtctggtggatggaccgacccacggacggaccaaccgacatgtgaaaaacaatatacccccacttcttcaaaggggggcataaaaatcattatGTATGAAATTTGAACCCCTTATTTAGTTTTTGTATCTATTCACAATATAAAACTTATGATCATCtgaaaggggcttgttcacagatatttgtatttttttaaatgtcatagaACATGTTTACTAACAAATCTAGAATGTAATTAATAGTCTAAACTAAATATAATAGccttaaacaagaaaaaaagtaaaataacaaacattCCTTCCCTGGGAATATACCCCAGGACATCTGAAAGCGAAAGCAAACTCGCTACAAATGAGCCAAACAGCCTTTCGTAATTGTGAGCCAAAGAAAACTAAATTTgccatgctttgtgaaaagggggtttaatgcatgtgtgtaaagtgccgtcacagattagcctgtgtagttcacacaggcttatcagggacaacactttccgcttgtatgatattttttgtttaaaggaagtctcttcttagtgaaactCAAATTTTTGCAGAAAGTGTcttttctgattagcctgtgcggacagcaatgcttatctgggacgacactttacgcacatgcatttaatccctttttcacagagcatggctcattaaTTTTGCTTGTCTTacaggatgcaggatcacgtgaaTAAGTTGGGTTCCAAATTCAACATTAATGGATGTAAGCACAccagtaagtggtgcttttttttcaaataactttttaaacaatttttcttaagaatttcaactaatgCATAACAGACttatttttatgctgcttatggcattgtgaaatatatcagaattactttatataataagcctgtgttcttatTAAAAAATTGTCGTGTACTGcatggttatgctgcacgcaacgttaAATTTTGTCACAGATTTCAGACCTTTTCAAGGATTTATTCCTGAAGACATTGGCATAAACTGCAAGAAATACTGTCTTATATGCAtgaaagatttttgaaaatgtatttcaataacatgagatatttaaaaaataaagtttttagcAGTTTGTTTTCATTCTGTCAAGCCTGTGTGTAACCACCTGTTAATTCTGCATCCTGttaaacacatgcatacattcttttttgaatatatgacagttatttttaaaattgtgaacaagtcccttaaaaacACTTGACTGAAAGAACCCAACACAGAAAAGAAGATTTTCGTTCACTTAAAACAGATTTACAACGTAGATAACCTGGACAAATTGAAAGACAAGATGCTTATAACAAATATGTGAACACCACTTATAATGATTAATATGAGCAATAAACAAAAATGAAGAACAACAAAACGTGTCCCTTTAAAGAGCGAGCTATCATTTGTTTAACGTCATGATAACCAGTCAAAACAGACAACAGACCTTCTCCATTGATATATTTAGGTCTGAAGAGCAAGTTTTTGTCTCTGACAAGGCGAAGTTCTCTGGCGTAGTCATCTCCATACCAGACTTGCAGTTCCTCTGCTGTAGCTCTGGGAATATGTACaagttatttataataaatgagcaaatgttcaactttttttaagtaacatgAAACTAGACCTTTGTCACAAATTTAACTAAAACCTTAGAGTTATTTCTAAACAAATATGCATATGTGTTATTAACTTAATTTTGTTACTTAGACTTATTAGCAAGTCTTTATTTTTCttcttattatccccacgctttttgaaaaaaaggtggggatattgtggttatctccgccgtccgtccgtccgtctgtctgtctgtccgtcctggccactatctcctcctacactaaaagcactagaaccttgaaacttacacacatggtagctatgagcatatgtgcgaccctgcactatttggaattttgatctgacccctgggtcaaaagttatagcggttggggtggggccgcgtcagaaattatcactcatttttttaggttattttacatttacttctttatttctacaccgattcacttcaaattgatactggacctctcttatgacaatacggtcaatctcaaccatgcatggccccattcccaaccctggggcgccccgcccacataggccacacccaccaaaaatttccatttactataattttttcatttctacacggattcacttcaaattgatactgaacttttgttatgacattagggtcaatctcaactatgcatggccccaatcccaaccctggggcgcccgcccacataggccacacccaccaaaaaattccatttactttaactttttcatttctacacggattcacttcaaattgatactgaacttctcttatgacattagggtcaatctcaactatgcatggccccataactaaccctggggccccgcccacatagaccacacccacccaaaattgcctttactataatttcttcatttctacaccgattcacttcaaattgatattgaacttctcttatgacaatacagtcaatctcaactatgcatggccccattaccaaccctggggcgccccgcccacatagaccacacccacccaaaattgccttttactataatttcttcatttctacaccgattcacttcaaattgatactgaacctctcttatgacaatacggtcaatctcaactatgcatggccccattaccaaccctggggccccgcccacatagaccacacccgcccaaaatggccttttactataatttcttcatttctacaccgattcacttcaaattgatactgaacttctcttatgacaatacggtcaatctcaactatgcatggcacaattaccaaccctggggcgccctgcccacatgtcacacccacccaaaattgccttttactataacttcttcatttctacaccaattcacttctaattgatgatgaacttctcttatgacaatatggtcaatctcagctatgcatggccccattaccaaccctggggcacacctaggtcaaacattcggcgtggggatacgcgtcggcctctgccgcgccatttctagttatctatgttttgattttaaaactgaaacctagaatatgttttaaatgcCTTAAAAGTTTGCAGTCAATATGTTGTTAAAGACAAGCTCCATTCAGAAATTGGCCATGTGATTGTCAACGCGTTCAATCCATAACACAACTTCTATGCGTTAGATGGGTAAATTCTCTTTACTTGGCAAAACAATCAATCACAATGTCTTACAATCTACATGATTGAGAATACTATTTTACTGCAATCTATAAACAATATagagaagtgaaactccagtactgttttcggtatctagtCAAACCGCATACtgacatagaagaataaagctgaaGTCACCGCCTTAGAACGGTCAATTCCAAGAATTGGGGGTTTAACCCGGTTTTTGAGCGCCCAGCCTCACACTTGACCCAGCattattcatgatacatataaaatttaacctcataacattgcaactcaaattaaacaataataaaatagaaaagttTTACACACAAGTTTTATTACCGTCTCGTATCAGCGGAGATTGGTTCCCCGATTAAACATGGTATCTAAATTTCAGGGCCAAGCTTTTTCGGCCCCGtcctaaaattcaggtcgattcGGTCCCAATCATATTCGGCCCCGGTATGACTAGATACCACAAACAGAACTGTTTTCGCAAAAACAGTAAAATTTAACCGAAAACAGTgttaatatatatgaaaacataGAATATGAAGACCAAATCATCGCTTTATCCTATGTTTGGTTCTGGATCTGGATATACGTTGCAGGACCTTTCGACGTAGGCGCAACGGGAGAGAGGGtggttagtcccactgtaggacagttgaCCTGAACGTGTCAACTGTGTCTGCGCGAACAACACTTTTATCAAGATTGTTCCATTCAATTAATGTCTTAGGGAAAAATGAGTTTCTATATAGTTGAGTTTTGCACTGGATTGGTGTGAAACACTTAAAGAGTTTTTAACTGAGTATTGTTCAACGATATTGTTTGCTTTGAAGTCTTTGAAATGTTTAGGGGTAATTCTACGCTTGGATTGCCGGACTGGGGTTAGGAAATCTTGGCTAGGCATTGCTGGCACCAGCCCCTCAACCACCTTGAAGAAGAAGATCAATCTGTTTGCCTTCCTTCTTTCCTGGAGAGGTGGGATTTTCATACTCTTCAGCATATCTGTCACGCAGCCTGGTGTTTTGGTAGTCGCCAGTTATGAACCTCGCCGATTGTTTTTggatcttttcaattttatcaatgtcTTTTTGAAGGAGT carries:
- the LOC127867147 gene encoding zinc finger protein 675-like → MEMTTPENFALSETKTCSSDLNISMEKKCSNDCSARQYNCEVCGYACNENSSLKKHMLIHTGERPYKCEACGKAFYKIGYLKKHMKIHNEKLNICDVCGYACIRSSDLKTHMMIHTRERPYKCEECGYACYHSSIFTIHLRIHTGERPYKCEVCGYACNQSGSLKTHMRIHTGERPYKCEVCGYACNESRNLKQHIRIHTGERPYKCEVCGYAFKNSGTLKTHMRIHTGERHFKCEMCSFVCNQNSNLKRHIMIHTGERPYKCEVCGYACIESGTLKKHMKIHNGERPYKCEVCDYAFNHSGNLKTHMRIHTGERL